A window from Mycobacterium botniense encodes these proteins:
- a CDS encoding virulence factor Mce family protein: MIGVIGRRARHRAWQGLVLLVIALAVSSCGWQGISNVSVPGGPGSGAGSYTIYVQVPDTLAINGNSKVMVADVFVGKIRAIQLKNWIATLTLGVDKSVKLPKNAIARIGQTSLLGTQHVELDSPPHPSPELLKNGDTIPLKNSSAYPTVEQTLASLALILRGGDVPNLEVLQNEIYNIVNGRAKQIRALLGKLDTFTRQVDAQRDDITRAIDSTNRLLAYVGPRSDVIDRALIEFPPLVKHFDEKQQLLINAVDAVGRLSQEAGQYLSASRGSLHQDLQSLQCPLRELGRAAPYLFGALKLIGTQPFDIDSVPKLMRGDYMNVSLTLDLTLSAVDNAFLTGTGLSGALRALEQSYGRDPQTMIPDVRYTPNPNDVPGGPLVERADRQC; the protein is encoded by the coding sequence ACTGGTGATCGCTTTGGCGGTGAGTTCCTGTGGCTGGCAAGGCATCTCGAATGTGTCGGTCCCTGGCGGCCCGGGCAGCGGCGCCGGGTCCTACACGATTTACGTCCAGGTCCCGGACACACTGGCGATCAACGGCAACAGCAAGGTGATGGTGGCCGACGTCTTCGTCGGCAAGATTCGTGCGATCCAACTGAAAAACTGGATCGCCACGCTGACACTTGGGGTGGATAAAAGCGTCAAGCTGCCCAAGAACGCGATCGCCCGAATCGGGCAGACGAGCCTGTTGGGTACTCAGCATGTGGAGCTGGATTCGCCGCCTCACCCGTCCCCGGAGCTGCTGAAGAATGGTGACACGATCCCGCTGAAGAACTCGTCGGCCTATCCCACCGTCGAACAGACGCTGGCCAGTCTTGCCCTGATCTTGCGGGGCGGCGACGTCCCCAACCTTGAAGTGCTGCAGAACGAGATCTACAACATCGTCAACGGGCGAGCCAAGCAGATTCGTGCCCTGCTCGGCAAGCTGGACACCTTCACCCGTCAAGTCGACGCGCAACGCGATGACATCACCCGGGCCATCGATTCCACCAACCGGCTGCTGGCGTACGTGGGTCCCCGTTCGGATGTGATCGACCGGGCTCTCATCGAGTTCCCACCGCTGGTCAAGCATTTCGACGAGAAACAGCAACTTCTCATCAATGCGGTCGACGCGGTGGGGCGGCTCAGCCAGGAAGCCGGCCAGTACTTGTCCGCATCGCGGGGAAGTTTGCACCAGGACTTGCAGTCATTGCAGTGTCCGTTGCGAGAGCTTGGCCGCGCCGCACCGTATCTGTTCGGGGCGCTCAAGCTCATCGGCACCCAGCCCTTCGACATCGACAGCGTGCCGAAGCTGATGCGAGGTGATTACATGAACGTGTCGCTGACGCTCGACCTGACCTTGAGCGCTGTCGACAACGCGTTCCTCACCGGAACGGGGCTCTCGGGAGCGTTGCGCGCGCTGGAGCAATCCTACGGCCGCGACCCCCAAACGATGATTCCCGACGTCCGCTACACGCCGAACCCCAACGACGTGCCCGGCGGTCCCCTGGTGGAAAGGGCGGACCGGCAGTGCTGA
- a CDS encoding virulence factor Mce family protein translates to MLSTVIKRQLILFSILTVVALVVLGWYYLRIPTLMGIGQYTLKADLPASGGLYPTANVTYRGITIGKVIDVEPTEAGAEATMSIASRYKIPIDAVANVHSVSAVGEQYLDLVSKGNPGKYFAPGQTITQGTVPAEIGPALDTAYRGLKALPKDKIASLLDETSQAVGGLGPALQRLVDATQAIVGDFKTNIGDVNDIIQHSGPVIDSQVNSGDAIERWARNLNSLAAQAARTDPHVKNVLTQAPPTADQVNSVFSDVRESLPQTLANLAIVLDMLKRYHNGLEQYLVFLPQGAAIAQTVAAPFDKEGMAALDLAFSINQPPPCLTGFLPASEWRSPADTSPQPLPSGLYCKIPQDTPANVVRGSRNIPCVDVPGKRAATPQECRSNKPYVPLGTNPWYGDPNQIRNCPAPGARCDQPVDPGRVIPAPSINNGLNPAPADRLPPGGSPPPISDPLQRPGSGTVQCNGQQPNPCVYTPSGGPAAVYSPQSGELVGPDGVKWTVENSNKPGDDGWKEMLAPAG, encoded by the coding sequence GTGCTGAGCACCGTCATCAAGCGCCAGCTGATCTTGTTCAGCATCCTGACCGTGGTCGCGCTCGTGGTGCTGGGCTGGTATTACCTGCGGATTCCCACGCTCATGGGGATCGGCCAATACACCTTGAAGGCGGACCTGCCGGCCTCGGGCGGTCTGTATCCCACCGCTAACGTGACGTACCGTGGCATCACCATCGGCAAGGTGATCGACGTGGAGCCGACCGAGGCGGGCGCCGAGGCGACGATGAGCATCGCCAGCCGGTACAAAATCCCGATCGACGCGGTTGCCAACGTCCATTCGGTCTCAGCGGTTGGCGAGCAGTATCTGGACCTGGTGTCGAAGGGCAACCCCGGCAAATACTTTGCGCCCGGGCAGACGATCACCCAGGGCACGGTGCCCGCGGAGATCGGTCCGGCGCTGGACACCGCCTACCGGGGACTGAAAGCACTGCCCAAGGACAAGATCGCTTCGCTGCTCGATGAGACGTCCCAAGCGGTGGGCGGCCTCGGGCCTGCTCTGCAAAGGCTGGTCGATGCCACCCAGGCGATCGTCGGCGATTTCAAAACCAACATCGGCGACGTCAACGACATCATTCAGCACTCCGGGCCGGTCATCGACAGCCAGGTCAACTCGGGAGATGCGATCGAACGCTGGGCCCGGAACCTGAATAGCCTGGCCGCGCAGGCTGCGCGCACCGATCCGCATGTGAAAAACGTTCTCACCCAGGCTCCCCCGACCGCGGACCAGGTTAACTCCGTGTTCAGCGATGTCCGTGAGTCACTGCCGCAAACGTTGGCGAACCTGGCGATCGTGTTGGACATGCTCAAGCGCTACCACAACGGCCTCGAACAGTACCTGGTTTTTCTGCCGCAGGGGGCGGCGATCGCCCAGACGGTGGCTGCACCGTTTGATAAGGAAGGCATGGCCGCCCTCGACCTGGCATTCTCCATCAACCAGCCGCCACCGTGTTTGACCGGTTTTCTTCCGGCATCTGAATGGCGGTCTCCGGCAGACACCAGCCCACAACCGTTACCGTCGGGGTTGTACTGCAAGATTCCCCAGGATACGCCGGCGAACGTGGTGCGCGGATCACGAAACATTCCGTGTGTAGACGTCCCCGGTAAACGTGCTGCGACGCCGCAGGAGTGCCGCAGCAACAAGCCTTATGTTCCGTTGGGCACCAACCCCTGGTACGGGGATCCCAACCAGATCCGCAACTGCCCGGCACCGGGGGCGCGCTGCGATCAGCCCGTGGATCCAGGCAGGGTGATACCGGCGCCCTCGATCAACAACGGTTTGAACCCCGCGCCCGCCGACCGGCTGCCACCGGGGGGCTCGCCGCCGCCCATCAGTGACCCGCTGCAACGGCCGGGATCGGGCACTGTGCAATGTAACGGCCAGCAACCCAACCCCTGCGTATACACTCCCAGCGGAGGTCCTGCGGCGGTCTACAGTCCACAAAGCGGTGAATTAGTGGGGCCCGACGGGGTGAAGTGGACGGTCGAGAACTCGAACAAACCGGGAGACGACGGATGGAAGGAGATGCTGGCACCAGCCGGCTGA
- a CDS encoding RDD family protein has product MTVAVDETATSEAVPEASPNALAPWRLRAGAFVLDLVPGVAVVVTMALVALMMPLRGPWWWVCVCVAALVIVLMGVNRWLLPSVTGWSLGRAAAGVRVTRSDGSAAGPWLLLSRDLAHLLDTLSVLVGWLWPLWDSRRRTFADLLLRTEVRVEPGPPFRNVRPLAVAVLAVAAFTCTAGAVLGYAAVYRNDRATEHTRAQIARQGPKIVSEMLSYDPKTLPSDFERARSLATDKYREQLAAQQAAVQKGHPVTNEYWVADSSIQSATPDRATMLLFMQGRRGSPPEERYISATVRATFAKGADARWRVDDLSVLTKPKPGQNGK; this is encoded by the coding sequence GTGACGGTAGCTGTCGACGAGACCGCAACATCTGAGGCTGTTCCAGAAGCATCCCCGAATGCGTTGGCTCCTTGGCGCCTCCGAGCTGGTGCTTTCGTGCTGGATTTGGTGCCAGGTGTGGCAGTGGTGGTCACGATGGCGCTGGTTGCGTTGATGATGCCGCTGCGCGGCCCTTGGTGGTGGGTGTGCGTGTGCGTCGCGGCGCTGGTGATTGTGCTGATGGGAGTCAACCGGTGGCTGTTGCCGAGTGTCACCGGCTGGAGCCTGGGCCGGGCAGCTGCCGGCGTGCGGGTGACCCGCAGCGACGGCTCGGCTGCGGGACCGTGGCTGCTGCTGAGCAGAGATCTCGCCCATCTGCTTGACACCCTGTCGGTTTTGGTGGGTTGGCTGTGGCCGCTGTGGGATTCGCGGCGACGCACCTTCGCCGACTTACTGCTGCGCACTGAGGTCCGGGTTGAGCCTGGCCCGCCTTTCAGGAATGTGCGCCCGCTGGCGGTGGCGGTGCTAGCGGTAGCGGCATTCACCTGCACCGCAGGGGCCGTGCTCGGCTATGCCGCGGTGTATCGCAATGACCGGGCCACCGAGCACACTCGCGCCCAGATTGCGCGGCAGGGGCCCAAAATCGTCAGCGAGATGCTGAGTTACGATCCCAAAACGCTACCAAGTGATTTCGAACGCGCACGGTCGCTGGCCACCGACAAATACCGTGAACAGTTGGCCGCCCAGCAGGCGGCGGTGCAAAAAGGTCACCCCGTCACCAACGAGTATTGGGTCGCCGACAGTTCGATCCAGTCGGCGACGCCGGATCGGGCCACCATGCTGTTGTTTATGCAGGGCCGGCGAGGCTCGCCACCGGAAGAACGATACATCAGCGCAACAGTGCGGGCGACTTTCGCCAAAGGCGCGGACGCGCGTTGGCGTGTTGACGACCTCAGCGTGTTGACAAAACCCAAACCGGGTCAGAACGGAAAATGA
- a CDS encoding mammalian cell entry protein: MSPRRKIQPGERPLLVAPTGRPSRWWTLRRPTWQLRSRQWGLPLTAAAAAVVALAAITACILMLVSHEADRRTTVKDAAVLTYVRAFMAEFTSIDPFHANDYVDRILDQATGDFAKQYQDHANEILLGIARAEPTKGTVLDAGVERWNDDGSATVLVATAVASKSPDGKQVIENTNRWVATAKQEGSQWKISNLLQVM, from the coding sequence ATGAGTCCCCGGCGCAAGATTCAACCCGGCGAGCGGCCGCTTCTGGTCGCGCCGACGGGCAGGCCATCGCGCTGGTGGACGTTGCGACGGCCCACCTGGCAGTTGCGATCCCGGCAGTGGGGCTTGCCGCTGACCGCGGCTGCGGCTGCCGTGGTGGCGCTGGCCGCGATCACGGCGTGCATCCTCATGCTGGTTTCGCATGAAGCGGACCGACGCACAACGGTCAAGGACGCCGCCGTCCTCACCTATGTGCGCGCCTTCATGGCGGAGTTCACATCCATCGATCCGTTCCACGCCAACGACTATGTGGATCGGATCCTGGATCAGGCCACGGGTGATTTCGCCAAGCAGTACCAGGACCACGCCAACGAGATCCTTCTTGGGATCGCGCGAGCCGAACCGACCAAGGGCACTGTACTGGACGCCGGCGTGGAACGCTGGAACGACGACGGTAGCGCCACCGTCCTGGTGGCCACCGCGGTCGCTTCAAAGTCGCCGGACGGTAAACAGGTCATTGAGAACACGAATCGCTGGGTAGCCACCGCCAAGCAGGAAGGAAGCCAGTGGAAGATCAGCAACCTGCTGCAGGTGATGTGA
- a CDS encoding mammalian cell entry protein, which yields MEDQQPAAGDVTGARPPRRMSRWRPLRRARTASPATEDVDPASSGADVTGCDAAAETDAGLPSAQDPHPGTERQSLSGTDESHDTTTDSASSEPDDIQSDETHDAADHSGAEAAPEVEQTGATRTRQPAGKRLVLVVGAAAALFVGSAAFAGAAVQPYLADQATVATKLKIARTAANAITTLWTYTPENMDTLADRAGNYLTGDFEAQYRKFVDRIAAANKQAKITNNTQVTGAAVESLNGSEAIAIVYTNTTSTSPLTKGIPSLKYLSYRLFMKREHARWLVTRMTTITALDLTPRL from the coding sequence GTGGAAGATCAGCAACCTGCTGCAGGTGATGTGACCGGAGCCCGACCGCCGCGGCGTATGTCTCGGTGGCGGCCACTTCGTCGCGCCCGCACCGCGTCCCCGGCCACCGAGGACGTCGACCCGGCGTCCTCCGGAGCGGACGTCACCGGTTGCGACGCTGCCGCCGAGACCGATGCCGGGCTGCCCAGCGCACAAGATCCGCACCCTGGCACCGAGCGTCAATCCTTATCAGGAACGGACGAAAGCCACGACACCACAACAGATTCAGCGTCCAGCGAACCAGACGACATCCAGAGCGACGAAACACACGACGCCGCCGACCACAGCGGCGCCGAGGCGGCGCCGGAAGTCGAACAGACTGGTGCGACACGGACCAGGCAGCCGGCCGGTAAGCGGCTTGTCCTTGTTGTGGGCGCGGCGGCGGCACTGTTCGTGGGGTCCGCGGCGTTTGCCGGCGCAGCGGTCCAACCGTATCTTGCCGACCAGGCCACCGTGGCCACCAAGCTCAAGATCGCGCGAACCGCGGCCAATGCGATTACCACGTTGTGGACCTACACGCCCGAGAACATGGACACGCTGGCAGACCGTGCGGGCAACTACCTGACCGGCGATTTCGAGGCCCAATACCGTAAATTCGTCGATCGGATCGCCGCAGCGAACAAACAGGCGAAAATCACCAATAACACCCAGGTGACCGGGGCGGCGGTGGAATCGCTGAACGGCTCCGAGGCTATCGCCATCGTCTACACCAACACCACCTCGACAAGTCCGCTGACCAAGGGCATCCCGTCGCTGAAGTACTTGTCGTACCGGCTGTTCATGAAGCGTGAGCACGCCCGCTGGCTCGTGACCAGGATGACGACGATCACCGCCCTGGATTTGACGCCCCGCCTGTAG
- a CDS encoding phosphodiester glycosidase family protein, with protein MLVAVLAVTTGQPVAHAGARDLLANAIATTRGSYLVYNFGPGHPTPMLNANGEWYEMNNGGHLMIIKAASQRLSPHLLVDTHTGYQARCEHNPGARTSDGLWQASETYAPLQAWQVLGQPTIAINANFFDIRGQHGGSWKSTGCSSPMGAFVDNTRGQGRANMAVTGTIPYAGKPGLSGGDNHWTALSTMILPSGAAPYVVRPKSREDFDAAGPVIQGLVDKGAKFVAVSGIGLLSPGDTGQLNDGGPSAARTAIGYSRQKDEMYVFQGGNYTPDNMQDLFRGLGSDNAVLLDGGGSSAIVLRRDTGGMWAGAGAPKGNCDTRQVLCDSHERALPSWLAFN; from the coding sequence ATGCTGGTTGCGGTGCTGGCGGTGACCACCGGGCAGCCTGTCGCACACGCCGGGGCACGTGACTTGCTGGCCAATGCCATTGCCACCACTCGGGGCTCCTATTTGGTCTACAACTTCGGGCCCGGCCATCCCACGCCGATGCTCAATGCCAACGGTGAGTGGTACGAGATGAACAACGGTGGTCACCTCATGATCATCAAGGCTGCGTCGCAACGACTTTCACCACACCTGCTAGTGGACACCCACACCGGTTACCAGGCGCGATGCGAACACAATCCCGGTGCCCGTACCAGCGACGGATTGTGGCAGGCTTCCGAGACCTACGCCCCGCTGCAAGCCTGGCAAGTGTTGGGCCAACCGACAATCGCGATCAACGCCAACTTCTTTGATATCCGCGGACAGCACGGCGGTTCATGGAAGTCGACCGGCTGTAGCTCACCGATGGGCGCGTTCGTCGACAACACGCGCGGGCAGGGTCGGGCCAACATGGCGGTCACCGGTACCATCCCCTACGCCGGCAAGCCGGGCCTTTCCGGTGGCGACAATCACTGGACTGCGCTATCGACGATGATCCTGCCGTCCGGCGCTGCGCCGTATGTGGTTCGCCCTAAAAGCAGAGAAGATTTTGACGCCGCCGGACCGGTCATCCAGGGCTTAGTGGACAAGGGTGCCAAGTTTGTGGCGGTGAGCGGCATCGGGCTGCTGTCTCCGGGCGACACCGGTCAACTCAATGACGGTGGGCCCAGCGCGGCGCGAACGGCCATCGGCTACTCCCGGCAAAAAGATGAGATGTATGTCTTTCAGGGCGGTAACTACACCCCCGATAACATGCAGGACCTGTTCCGCGGCCTGGGCAGTGATAATGCGGTGTTGCTCGACGGGGGTGGATCGTCGGCGATTGTGTTGCGCCGGGATACCGGCGGCATGTGGGCCGGAGCAGGAGCACCGAAGGGAAACTGCGACACCCGCCAGGTTCTCTGCGATTCCCATGAGCGCGCGCTGCCCAGCTGGCTTGCATTCAACTGA
- a CDS encoding YhgE/Pip domain-containing protein, with translation MTDRAPRHAARSGDDADRAASPEKAAREPRPRAGRSGSAGRRATRTIRFWIAPIVITLAVLSALAALYLGGILNPTSSLRHFPIAIVNEDAGPAGGQITSRLVSGLDKNKFDVRLLSRGEAWHQLDTARIYGAVVIPPNFSSRVRDLPQNLMRPGHAERPVITIVTNPRAGTLGSSIAGQTLGAALHALNTLAGQRLSQQITQHTGGAPQSGALSLVMGSPIQINTEVHNPLPDGTGNGLSAFYYSLLLLLAGFTGSIVVSTLVDSMLGYIPAEFGPVYRFAAQVNISRFRTLLIKWALTVVQAALTSAVYIAIAKGLGMPIYNGWALWLYGVFAISAVGITSTSLIAVLGSIGLLASLLVFVILGLPSAGATIPLEATPSLFGWLATFEPMHQVFLGARALLYLGGRADAGLSQALTMTAIGLVIGLLLGSVVTWIYDRRGYHRIPDTTAHPRTGDSATRETLTGQT, from the coding sequence ATGACTGACAGAGCGCCCCGGCACGCAGCCAGGTCCGGCGACGATGCCGACCGGGCAGCGTCCCCGGAAAAAGCCGCCCGAGAGCCCCGACCGCGCGCCGGCCGATCCGGTTCAGCCGGTCGCAGAGCCACCCGAACCATACGGTTCTGGATTGCGCCGATCGTCATCACGTTGGCAGTGCTCTCGGCGTTGGCCGCCTTGTACCTGGGCGGAATCTTGAACCCGACATCCAGCCTGCGGCATTTCCCCATCGCCATCGTGAACGAGGATGCCGGGCCGGCCGGTGGGCAGATCACGAGCAGGTTGGTATCGGGATTGGACAAGAACAAGTTCGACGTTCGGCTGCTCTCCCGCGGCGAGGCTTGGCACCAGCTGGACACCGCCCGGATCTACGGCGCCGTGGTGATCCCGCCGAACTTCTCGTCACGGGTGCGCGACTTGCCGCAAAACCTCATGCGCCCTGGACACGCGGAGCGACCCGTCATCACGATCGTGACGAACCCGCGAGCCGGCACTCTGGGCTCCAGCATCGCCGGCCAGACCCTCGGCGCAGCGCTGCACGCACTTAATACCCTGGCAGGTCAACGTCTTTCCCAACAGATCACGCAGCATACCGGTGGCGCACCGCAATCGGGTGCCCTGTCGCTGGTGATGGGCAGTCCCATCCAAATCAACACCGAGGTGCACAATCCCCTGCCGGACGGCACCGGGAATGGATTGTCGGCTTTTTACTACTCGCTGTTGCTGCTGCTCGCGGGGTTTACCGGCAGCATTGTTGTCAGCACCCTGGTCGACTCGATGCTCGGCTATATACCTGCCGAATTCGGCCCGGTGTACCGGTTCGCCGCGCAGGTCAACATCTCGCGGTTTCGCACCTTGCTCATCAAGTGGGCGTTAACGGTAGTGCAGGCCGCGCTCACGTCGGCAGTGTATATCGCCATCGCCAAAGGGCTCGGGATGCCGATTTACAACGGGTGGGCACTCTGGCTTTACGGTGTGTTTGCGATTAGTGCGGTCGGCATCACGTCCACCTCGCTGATCGCCGTGCTGGGCTCGATCGGCCTGTTGGCCAGCCTACTGGTGTTCGTGATCCTCGGCTTGCCGTCGGCCGGCGCGACGATCCCGCTCGAGGCCACACCGTCGTTGTTCGGCTGGCTAGCCACCTTTGAGCCCATGCATCAGGTGTTCTTGGGGGCCCGGGCTCTGCTGTATCTCGGCGGTCGCGCGGACGCCGGCCTCTCCCAGGCACTGACGATGACGGCCATCGGCCTTGTCATCGGGCTGCTTCTGGGGAGCGTTGTCACCTGGATCTACGACCGTCGCGGCTACCACCGGATTCCGGATACCACCGCGCACCCACGCACCGGCGATTCGGCGACGCGGGAAACACTAACCGGCCAAACGTAA